The following proteins are co-located in the bacterium genome:
- a CDS encoding 2-hydroxyacyl-CoA dehydratase family protein, which yields MDYSKKELIGITSTVPVEIIYAGNCTPVDLNNAFITDFHPQILVDEAERIGLPRNTCTWIKGIYSVIRNSFIHTVIGVVQGDCTHMISMLESLLPHGVEFIPFSFPYEKSRQLLRWEMQKIMDYFGVQWDVVAETKNKLDGIRVLAHKIDRMTWEENLVSSADNFYALVNCSDFLGDPENFQKKLETILQRSVTPYSRKELRLGLVGVPTVYTDFYEYLEARDVRVVFHEVARQFAMPDYGKDLLDQNLSYTYPYSFYGRIHDIQEQTHLRNLDGYVHYVQSFCHHQVEDLGMRKHLNLPILTLEGDRVGPLDGRAKTRLDTFIQMLWQKKGRRDEALRH from the coding sequence ATGGATTATTCAAAAAAAGAGCTTATTGGTATTACATCGACCGTGCCGGTTGAGATTATTTATGCGGGTAATTGTACCCCCGTTGATTTAAATAATGCTTTTATCACGGATTTTCATCCGCAAATACTTGTTGATGAGGCTGAACGCATCGGGCTGCCGCGCAATACGTGCACCTGGATCAAAGGGATTTATAGCGTCATACGCAATTCATTCATCCATACCGTGATCGGCGTGGTACAGGGCGATTGTACGCATATGATCAGTATGCTGGAATCTTTGTTGCCGCATGGCGTGGAATTTATACCCTTTTCTTTTCCGTATGAGAAAAGCCGGCAATTGCTTCGTTGGGAAATGCAGAAGATCATGGATTATTTTGGGGTGCAGTGGGATGTGGTTGCTGAGACAAAAAATAAGTTGGATGGAATTCGCGTACTGGCGCATAAAATTGATCGTATGACCTGGGAGGAAAATTTGGTCTCCAGTGCGGATAATTTTTACGCTCTGGTTAATTGCTCGGATTTTTTGGGAGATCCGGAAAATTTTCAAAAAAAACTTGAGACGATTTTACAGAGATCTGTCACGCCGTATTCGCGCAAAGAATTGCGGCTGGGGTTGGTGGGTGTGCCGACGGTGTATACCGATTTTTATGAGTATCTTGAAGCAAGGGATGTGCGCGTTGTTTTTCACGAAGTGGCGCGTCAGTTTGCCATGCCGGATTATGGCAAGGACTTATTGGATCAAAATCTTTCTTATACCTATCCCTATAGTTTTTACGGACGGATACACGATATACAAGAACAGACCCATTTGCGGAATTTGGACGGCTATGTTCATTATGTGCAGTCATTTTGTCATCATCAAGTGGAAGACCTGGGGATGCGCAAACACTTAAATTTGCCTATTCTAACGCTGGAAGGGGACCGGGTCGGTCCGCTGGACGGCCGTGCCAAGACAAGATTGGACACGTTTATTCAAATGCTTTGGCAGAAGAAAGGCCGTCGAGATGAAGCGCTTAGGCATTGA
- a CDS encoding DUF2442 domain-containing protein, which translates to MKSNRAGKHISKIEVLNISRNGFWIMVSEKEYFLPFKYFPWFKNARISEILSIQATSPRHLYWPKLDVDLGIDTIEHPEKYPLVDSGMKMSA; encoded by the coding sequence ATGAAATCAAACAGAGCTGGAAAGCACATTTCAAAAATTGAAGTACTAAACATTTCGAGAAATGGTTTTTGGATAATGGTTTCTGAAAAGGAGTATTTTTTGCCCTTTAAGTATTTCCCGTGGTTTAAAAATGCCCGAATTTCTGAAATTCTTTCAATTCAAGCTACTTCGCCCAGGCATCTTTATTGGCCGAAATTAGATGTTGATTTGGGAATTGATACGATAGAGCATCCGGAGAAGTATCCTTTGGTGGATTCTGGAATGAAGATGAGTGCTTAA
- the treS gene encoding maltose alpha-D-glucosyltransferase gives MENDPLWYKDAILYELHVKAFCDSNGDGIGDFKGLVEKLDYLQELGINCIWLLPFYESPLKDDGYDISDYRSILPEYGTMKDFKRFVREAHKRDIRVLLELVINHTSDQHVWFQEARLSKKSKKRDFYVWNDEPLKKYKDARIIFMDSENSNWAWDAHSKQYYWHRFFSHQPDLNYDNPIVCRTMLNILSFWLNTGVDGFRLDAVPYLFERDGTNCENLPETHEYLKSLRQHLDRKYKNKVLLAEANQWPEDVRPYFGEGDECNMAFHFPLMPRIFMALRKEDSQPIVEIMGKTPAIPENCQWAIFLRNHDELTLEMVTDDERDYMYTEYAKHPKAKLNLGIRHRLAPLMNKGRRQIELLHSILFTMPGSPIIYYGDELGMGDNVYLGDRNGVRTPMQWTGDRNAGFSKADTAQLYAPPIVDPVYGYQAINVEAQQRTPTSLLNWMKIFISTRKRHKAFGRGSLEFLKLNNNKVLAYFREYQDEVLLILNNLSRYSQPAEMDLSKYKGYTPVSLIGNVRFPKIGDLPYFITFGPHTFYWFRLEEPAIQKEADAPTVAKNESAPADKAIATATQAVEAAQEVIASMRKSKGGVRKERRKKLRTPQSEPAAEDVITKVAEAATKVVEAATHVVQATQETAVVIKEKSGPDKEQK, from the coding sequence ATGGAAAATGATCCTTTATGGTATAAAGACGCGATTCTTTATGAGCTGCATGTCAAAGCTTTTTGCGACAGCAATGGTGACGGCATCGGTGATTTTAAAGGGTTGGTGGAAAAACTTGATTACCTTCAGGAATTGGGAATCAACTGTATTTGGCTGCTGCCTTTTTATGAGTCGCCATTGAAGGATGATGGCTACGACATTTCCGACTATCGCTCGATTCTGCCGGAATACGGCACAATGAAAGATTTTAAGCGTTTTGTAAGAGAAGCTCACAAGCGCGATATTCGCGTATTGCTTGAACTGGTCATCAATCATACCTCGGATCAGCATGTGTGGTTTCAGGAAGCCCGGTTGTCCAAAAAATCCAAGAAACGTGATTTTTATGTATGGAACGATGAGCCGCTGAAAAAATACAAGGATGCCAGGATTATTTTTATGGATTCAGAGAATTCCAATTGGGCCTGGGATGCACATTCAAAGCAATATTACTGGCACCGTTTTTTCAGTCATCAGCCTGATCTGAATTATGATAATCCGATTGTTTGCCGCACCATGCTGAATATTCTTTCCTTCTGGCTTAATACCGGGGTGGATGGGTTTCGACTGGATGCGGTACCGTACCTTTTTGAACGGGATGGTACCAATTGTGAGAATCTTCCTGAGACCCACGAGTATTTGAAATCATTGCGGCAACATTTGGATAGAAAATATAAGAATAAAGTTTTATTGGCCGAGGCCAATCAGTGGCCGGAAGATGTGCGTCCCTATTTTGGCGAGGGGGATGAATGTAATATGGCATTTCATTTCCCATTGATGCCCCGGATATTTATGGCATTGCGCAAAGAGGACAGTCAACCGATTGTGGAGATTATGGGTAAGACGCCTGCTATTCCGGAAAACTGTCAGTGGGCGATTTTTTTGCGCAATCATGATGAATTAACCCTGGAAATGGTCACGGACGATGAACGTGATTATATGTATACTGAATACGCCAAGCATCCCAAGGCCAAACTTAATTTGGGGATACGGCACCGGCTGGCTCCGTTGATGAATAAAGGCCGGCGTCAGATTGAACTCTTGCACAGCATTTTATTTACCATGCCCGGCAGCCCGATTATTTATTACGGGGACGAACTCGGCATGGGCGACAATGTCTATCTGGGTGATCGGAACGGCGTACGCACACCTATGCAGTGGACCGGGGATAGGAATGCAGGTTTTTCCAAGGCGGACACGGCGCAGCTTTATGCACCGCCGATTGTCGATCCGGTGTACGGGTATCAGGCAATCAATGTTGAGGCACAGCAAAGAACGCCGACCTCGCTTTTGAATTGGATGAAAATATTTATCAGCACCCGGAAAAGGCATAAAGCGTTTGGTCGGGGCAGTCTTGAGTTTTTAAAACTTAACAATAATAAAGTATTGGCCTATTTTCGGGAATATCAGGATGAGGTTTTGTTAATCCTTAATAATCTTTCCCGGTATTCCCAGCCGGCGGAAATGGACCTGAGTAAGTATAAAGGGTATACACCGGTTTCGTTGATCGGGAATGTCCGTTTTCCGAAAATCGGTGATTTGCCGTATTTTATTACTTTCGGTCCGCACACATTTTATTGGTTCCGTCTGGAAGAACCGGCAATACAAAAGGAAGCGGATGCACCTACGGTGGCGAAGAACGAGTCTGCGCCTGCCGACAAAGCCATTGCGACTGCGACCCAGGCAGTTGAAGCTGCGCAAGAGGTCATTGCCAGCATGAGGAAATCAAAGGGTGGCGTGAGAAAAGAAAGAAGGAAAAAACTGAGGACACCTCAATCAGAACCGGCGGCAGAAGATGTCATAACAAAAGTCGCGGAGGCGGCGACCAAAGTGGTGGAAGCCGCCACCCATGTTGTACAGGCGACACAGGAAACAGCGGTGGTGATCAAAGAAAAGTCAGGGCCGGACAAAGAGCAAAAGTAG
- the rdgB gene encoding RdgB/HAM1 family non-canonical purine NTP pyrophosphatase, with translation MSERKKIVLVVATRNQHKLSEIKKIVRGSGISVKPLSEFSGLSEVVENGKTLEINAIKKAQTVTRALKLPVLADDSGLFVPALDGEPGVKSARYAGPSCDYAANNKKLLKRMKHLEGKDRCAYFATTMVLAKPDGTLEARTGKIWGQILETPIGKNGFGYDPVFQPWGQEKTFAQMSAAQKNLISHRALAMQKISPVIRRKMQ, from the coding sequence ATGAGTGAAAGAAAAAAAATAGTCTTAGTCGTTGCAACGCGTAATCAACATAAGCTTTCGGAGATAAAAAAAATAGTGCGCGGTTCCGGTATTTCCGTCAAGCCGCTTTCAGAGTTTTCCGGATTATCGGAAGTGGTGGAGAATGGGAAAACACTGGAAATTAATGCCATAAAAAAAGCGCAGACAGTCACGCGTGCGCTAAAGCTGCCGGTGTTGGCGGATGATTCCGGGCTGTTTGTTCCGGCGCTGGATGGAGAACCCGGTGTGAAATCCGCCAGGTATGCGGGGCCGTCGTGTGATTATGCTGCGAATAATAAAAAACTATTGAAGCGCATGAAACACCTGGAAGGCAAGGACCGCTGTGCCTATTTTGCAACCACCATGGTTTTGGCCAAACCGGACGGCACCCTGGAAGCCAGGACTGGGAAAATTTGGGGACAGATTCTCGAAACACCGATTGGGAAAAATGGTTTTGGTTATGATCCGGTTTTTCAACCGTGGGGGCAGGAAAAAACGTTTGCCCAAATGTCTGCAGCTCAGAAAAATCTTATCAGCCATCGCGCACTGGCGATGCAGAAAATTTCTCCGGTGATACGCAGAAAAATGCAGTAG
- the queD gene encoding 6-carboxytetrahydropterin synthase QueD — MYDIVIETEISAAHQLREYCGKCENLHGHNWKVRLEVSCEILDKLGMGIDFTDLKKVLNEVLARYDHAMLNDLEAFQKINPTSENLANVIYQQCVHAIKTYPVKMKSVSVWESTKAFVRYYE, encoded by the coding sequence ATGTATGATATTGTGATTGAAACGGAAATTTCAGCTGCGCATCAATTGCGTGAGTATTGCGGGAAATGTGAAAATCTCCATGGCCACAATTGGAAAGTTCGGCTGGAAGTAAGCTGTGAGATTTTGGATAAACTTGGCATGGGTATCGACTTCACGGATTTAAAAAAAGTGCTCAATGAAGTATTGGCGCGATATGATCATGCCATGCTCAATGACTTAGAGGCTTTTCAAAAAATTAATCCAACCTCGGAAAATCTTGCAAATGTGATTTATCAGCAGTGTGTTCACGCCATCAAGACCTATCCGGTCAAGATGAAGTCGGTTTCCGTCTGGGAATCAACCAAGGCATTTGTCCGTTACTATGAATAA
- a CDS encoding 7-carboxy-7-deazaguanine synthase QueE, which yields MNKQVGYLFELFVSYQGEGPWVGKRQLFIRLAGCSRSCAYCDTQKSWKARPAHWTLYPGNEQVLRRANPVRVMDIIQVIRKIRKDNGQFDCIAITGGEPLEQRDFVTGLAVGLRKNFKNLKILLETNGLENIVDNELITAIDYFSLDFKIKSASRIKAKPDITAKILSRLKGKKGCIKVIINEKTRSQELMTLARLVKKRQPKWEIIIQPASGSMRNKQLMYEKSDKIIQAMLPIHSQIRLLPQMHRYFGMK from the coding sequence ATGAATAAGCAGGTTGGCTATCTTTTTGAGCTGTTTGTCAGCTATCAAGGGGAAGGGCCGTGGGTAGGAAAAAGACAGTTGTTTATTCGGCTGGCAGGATGCTCACGCAGCTGCGCTTATTGTGATACCCAAAAGTCCTGGAAAGCCCGACCAGCCCACTGGACGCTATACCCGGGAAACGAGCAGGTACTCCGGCGAGCTAATCCTGTGCGTGTTATGGATATTATTCAGGTAATCCGAAAAATTCGAAAAGATAATGGGCAGTTTGATTGCATTGCGATTACCGGCGGGGAACCGCTTGAACAGCGGGATTTTGTCACAGGACTCGCAGTTGGATTGAGAAAAAACTTTAAAAACTTAAAAATATTATTGGAAACAAACGGTTTAGAAAACATTGTCGATAATGAATTGATCACTGCTATTGATTATTTTTCTTTGGATTTTAAAATTAAATCAGCCAGCCGGATAAAAGCAAAGCCTGATATCACCGCTAAAATTTTGAGTCGTTTGAAAGGGAAAAAAGGCTGTATCAAGGTTATTATCAATGAAAAAACCCGTTCGCAGGAATTGATGACGCTGGCCCGGCTTGTGAAAAAACGCCAGCCAAAATGGGAAATAATCATTCAGCCCGCATCCGGGAGTATGAGGAATAAACAGTTAATGTATGAAAAATCTGATAAAATTATCCAGGCAATGCTGCCAATTCATTCTCAGATTAGATTGTTGCCGCAGATGCACCGGTATTTTGGAATGAAGTAG
- a CDS encoding acyl-CoA dehydratase activase produces MKSLGICLGASTVSAVVLEKNEKGITVLDYKRASHEGNPKGTLKKLLESNVWQVDHVAVTGRKFRHILKMPSITEPEAVEVALGYVWKDKKLPEAVISAGGETFMVYLLDTEGKIHNVTTGNKCASGTGEFFLQQIKRMDLTIEDAIEKGKQGKAYSVSGRCSVFCKSDCTHALNKGVPITDITAGLCKMISSKIHELLLKEKIKNIMVIGGTSKNEVVMDYLRAEVDTLIIPEEAAYFEALGTALWGFDNKDTVPAKWDEIFEEFTTSFNFLPSFKSSQDKVVFKEASRISLNEGDECVVGLDVGSTTTKAVVVRTKDHGIAASIYLRTNGDPIQASRNCYKALLEQIGDIKINVIGLGTTGSGRQIAGLHALTDGIINEIIAHARAASFYDPEVDTIFEIGGQDAKYTYLTNSVPSDYAMNEACSAGTGSFLEEAAFESLSVDVKDIGDIAMQAEEIPNFSDQCAAFISSDIKTAFQEGVSRESVIAGLVHSICLNYDNRVKGHRPVGKKVFMQGGVCYNKAVPIAMAALIGKNIIVPPDPGLMGAFGVALEVQAQIELGFLEKGFFDLTILKDRIVEYKDSFTCGGGREKCDRACSINRIKIEDQIYPFGGACNMYYNLRHKINVSSKKFDLIEYRNHLYFNKYAPVQENLASDAPSVGINKTFHQHSVFPLFYHYFNQLGVKIHLSDRVCDEGVDRKETSFCFPCELALGLFHDLLEKKPDYIFMPHLEEMYVNDKENPRKEFHCTCIFIQGEAFFLMEGFKDRKTEFKSKMISPTLNFSKGFESEQDVFGKMAQKFGKTYEEGIAAFKFGIMQQKAFWKECKEACNEVLKEIEKDKEKIGIVIIGRPYNSFAKEANKGIPYKYASRGIYVIPHDMLPWEEIEDDPDMFWEMGHRLMKATKFVKQHPQLFATYIMNFLCAIDSILITYFRDIMGVKPSLTLELDGHTADAGINTRIEAFLDIIRNYKKMSADLKDIDYSEYKPSHMEKIGSDLYMINSRKEKYAITDPRVKLILPNMGDATTRLLAAAFVSCGINAEPLPVPDMQVLKYGRANTTCKECLPMLLCIGSFLKYLLHARPKGENIILFVPAAAGYCRLGQYRIFIRDMLKKLNIRDVSILSLENESSYAGLGANFKLAAWKAVVMGDVLKDINNSIRAMAQDPEAGQKIYDEELDRIVGIVKNKGKHLYRTLSNSARRFAKISRKFELLEANFVAIVGEIFVRRDRFSRQGLIGRLAKDGFVVRVAHLSEWMYYMDYMIKHGMFQTNHTWREKMEMKISNMFQQHIEKKLKRIFIKSGLLEISYVDLDKTIAHSTHILPRELKGEPGMIIGMALDESAHKYAGIINIGPFGCMPVRYIESTLTPSMTIGGKKEGLEEAGVELDLSGFKDTDVLPFLTLETDGNPFPQIIEARIETFCLQAKRMGEKIKEEKKFKRLAHTH; encoded by the coding sequence ATGAAAAGTTTAGGAATATGTTTGGGTGCTTCTACAGTTAGTGCTGTGGTACTGGAGAAAAATGAGAAAGGCATTACTGTTTTAGATTATAAACGCGCTTCTCATGAGGGTAATCCCAAAGGAACATTGAAAAAACTGCTGGAGAGTAATGTGTGGCAAGTTGACCATGTTGCAGTAACCGGACGAAAATTTCGTCATATTTTGAAAATGCCTTCAATTACAGAACCGGAAGCAGTGGAAGTGGCATTGGGTTATGTTTGGAAGGACAAAAAATTACCTGAAGCGGTCATATCGGCAGGCGGCGAAACCTTTATGGTTTATCTACTGGATACTGAAGGCAAAATCCATAATGTGACGACCGGCAATAAATGCGCATCCGGTACCGGTGAGTTTTTTTTGCAGCAAATTAAACGCATGGATTTAACCATTGAAGACGCTATTGAAAAAGGCAAACAAGGTAAGGCCTATTCAGTGAGCGGGCGGTGTTCGGTTTTTTGTAAAAGTGATTGTACGCATGCGTTGAATAAAGGTGTGCCGATTACAGATATAACCGCAGGTTTGTGTAAAATGATTTCCAGTAAAATTCATGAGCTTCTACTGAAGGAAAAAATAAAAAATATCATGGTGATTGGCGGTACCTCGAAAAATGAAGTGGTGATGGATTATCTGCGTGCAGAAGTCGATACCTTGATAATCCCTGAAGAAGCTGCTTATTTTGAAGCATTGGGAACAGCCCTCTGGGGATTTGATAATAAAGATACTGTTCCGGCTAAATGGGATGAAATATTTGAGGAATTTACAACCAGTTTTAATTTTTTACCTTCCTTCAAATCTTCACAAGACAAAGTGGTTTTTAAAGAAGCATCACGGATTTCTTTAAATGAAGGTGATGAATGTGTTGTTGGATTGGATGTTGGATCAACCACAACTAAGGCGGTGGTTGTGCGGACAAAAGATCATGGGATTGCAGCTTCCATCTATCTGCGCACGAATGGCGATCCTATTCAAGCATCACGCAATTGTTATAAAGCGTTGCTGGAACAAATTGGTGATATCAAAATCAATGTGATTGGATTGGGTACAACAGGTTCCGGCAGACAAATCGCAGGATTACATGCTTTAACCGATGGAATTATTAATGAAATTATTGCTCATGCCAGAGCAGCCTCTTTCTATGATCCGGAAGTGGATACTATTTTTGAAATCGGCGGGCAGGACGCTAAATATACTTATTTAACCAATTCTGTACCATCGGATTATGCCATGAATGAAGCATGCTCTGCAGGAACCGGCTCGTTTTTAGAAGAAGCGGCGTTCGAGTCATTGTCCGTGGATGTCAAAGATATTGGCGATATCGCTATGCAGGCAGAAGAGATACCGAACTTCAGCGACCAGTGTGCTGCATTTATTTCCAGTGACATTAAAACCGCTTTTCAGGAAGGCGTGAGTCGGGAATCGGTGATCGCCGGATTGGTTCATTCCATTTGTTTGAATTATGATAATCGTGTCAAGGGACACCGTCCGGTTGGTAAAAAAGTATTTATGCAGGGTGGTGTCTGCTACAACAAAGCAGTACCCATTGCTATGGCGGCATTAATTGGAAAAAATATTATTGTGCCGCCGGATCCGGGATTAATGGGTGCATTTGGTGTGGCTTTGGAAGTTCAGGCACAGATTGAGCTGGGTTTTTTAGAGAAAGGCTTTTTTGATTTAACGATTCTAAAAGACCGCATAGTTGAATATAAAGATAGTTTTACTTGTGGCGGCGGCCGGGAAAAGTGTGATCGCGCCTGTTCTATTAACCGCATAAAGATAGAAGATCAAATATATCCATTTGGCGGTGCCTGCAATATGTATTATAATTTGCGCCACAAAATTAATGTCAGTTCAAAAAAATTCGATCTGATTGAGTATCGCAATCATCTCTATTTTAATAAGTATGCGCCTGTGCAGGAAAATCTTGCCTCTGATGCCCCTTCTGTAGGTATTAATAAAACCTTTCATCAGCACTCGGTCTTTCCGCTTTTTTATCATTACTTCAATCAACTCGGGGTCAAGATCCATTTGTCCGACAGAGTTTGTGATGAAGGTGTTGATCGTAAAGAAACCTCGTTTTGTTTTCCCTGTGAGCTGGCACTCGGATTATTTCATGATTTATTGGAAAAAAAACCGGATTATATTTTTATGCCTCACTTAGAAGAAATGTATGTAAATGATAAAGAAAATCCGCGGAAAGAATTTCACTGCACATGTATTTTTATTCAAGGGGAAGCGTTTTTCTTGATGGAAGGATTCAAAGACCGCAAGACGGAATTTAAATCCAAGATGATCTCGCCAACACTTAATTTTTCAAAAGGCTTTGAGAGTGAACAGGATGTTTTTGGAAAAATGGCACAGAAGTTTGGCAAAACTTATGAAGAAGGTATTGCGGCATTTAAATTTGGTATTATGCAGCAGAAGGCATTTTGGAAGGAATGCAAAGAGGCATGCAATGAAGTGTTAAAAGAGATAGAAAAAGATAAGGAAAAAATCGGTATTGTAATTATAGGCAGACCGTATAATTCTTTTGCTAAAGAAGCGAACAAAGGCATACCTTATAAGTATGCATCACGTGGTATTTATGTAATTCCCCATGATATGCTTCCCTGGGAAGAAATAGAAGATGATCCTGATATGTTCTGGGAAATGGGACATCGGCTTATGAAGGCGACAAAGTTTGTTAAGCAGCATCCGCAACTATTTGCCACGTATATTATGAATTTTTTATGCGCGATTGATTCCATCTTAATTACCTATTTTAGGGATATCATGGGTGTTAAACCATCGTTGACACTTGAATTGGATGGCCATACCGCTGATGCCGGGATTAATACCCGAATAGAAGCTTTTCTTGATATCATAAGAAATTATAAAAAAATGAGTGCTGATTTGAAGGATATTGATTATTCAGAATATAAACCTTCGCATATGGAAAAAATCGGCAGTGATTTGTATATGATTAATTCGAGAAAAGAAAAATATGCGATTACAGATCCGCGTGTAAAACTTATTCTACCCAATATGGGTGATGCGACCACGCGGTTGCTGGCGGCCGCGTTTGTGAGTTGTGGAATCAATGCAGAACCGCTGCCGGTACCGGATATGCAAGTACTGAAGTACGGCCGTGCCAATACGACGTGTAAAGAGTGTTTGCCTATGTTGCTGTGTATCGGCTCTTTTTTGAAGTATCTTTTACATGCAAGACCTAAAGGGGAAAATATAATTTTATTTGTTCCGGCTGCTGCCGGCTATTGCCGCTTGGGTCAGTATCGTATTTTTATTCGCGATATGTTGAAAAAACTGAATATTCGTGATGTGAGCATTTTATCATTGGAAAACGAGAGTAGTTATGCCGGTCTGGGAGCGAATTTTAAGCTTGCGGCCTGGAAAGCAGTTGTGATGGGTGATGTCCTTAAAGATATCAATAATTCCATACGGGCCATGGCCCAAGATCCGGAAGCTGGACAGAAAATCTATGACGAGGAACTTGACCGCATTGTCGGGATTGTTAAAAATAAAGGCAAGCATTTATATAGGACCTTGAGTAATTCAGCCCGGCGTTTTGCGAAGATTTCGCGTAAGTTTGAATTGTTGGAAGCGAATTTTGTTGCTATTGTAGGCGAAATTTTTGTGCGGCGTGATCGTTTTTCGCGGCAAGGATTGATTGGCCGGTTGGCAAAAGATGGTTTTGTTGTTCGTGTCGCGCACTTGTCGGAATGGATGTACTACATGGATTATATGATTAAACACGGGATGTTTCAGACGAACCATACCTGGCGCGAAAAAATGGAGATGAAAATCAGTAATATGTTTCAACAACATATAGAAAAAAAATTAAAAAGAATATTTATTAAATCCGGATTACTGGAAATCAGTTATGTGGATCTCGATAAAACGATTGCGCATTCCACACATATTTTGCCTCGGGAACTCAAAGGTGAGCCGGGGATGATTATTGGTATGGCACTTGATGAGTCAGCGCATAAATATGCCGGTATTATCAATATTGGCCCTTTTGGGTGTATGCCGGTGAGGTACATTGAATCAACCTTGACACCATCCATGACAATTGGAGGGAAAAAAGAGGGTTTGGAAGAGGCTGGGGTGGAACTTGATTTGTCAGGGTTTAAAGATACGGATGTACTGCCTTTCCTGACTTTGGAAACAGACGGTAATCCATTTCCGCAAATTATTGAAGCGCGCATTGAAACTTTTTGTTTGCAAGCCAAACGGATGGGAGAGAAGATAAAAGAAGAAAAAAAATTCAAGCGGCTGGCACACACACATTGA
- a CDS encoding acyl-CoA dehydratase activase: MKRLGIDIGSRKVKFALQTDNAEPELWDMATPVLYHKYLQRHANDGHTLDLMRLGLGEVDVVAATGYGRNNVKLHDVFVVSEMLAHAEGALRTGKNNFLMLDVGGQDTKAVLVTDGMVEDFSVNDKCAAGSGRYLENMASVMGVELEDLFKYYTEPADLSTTCAVYAESEIIGKLADGITIEQLCAGVNHSMFLRIRPMLERWPVKDLVFVGGGAKNAAIVYFLEEAGYEVTIPEYPEFNGALGCLTMLDKERK; encoded by the coding sequence ATGAAGCGCTTAGGCATTGATATCGGGTCGCGCAAAGTGAAATTTGCTCTGCAAACAGATAATGCCGAGCCGGAACTTTGGGATATGGCGACACCTGTTTTGTATCACAAATATTTACAGCGTCATGCAAACGACGGGCATACGCTGGATCTTATGCGTCTTGGCTTAGGCGAGGTTGATGTGGTTGCGGCCACGGGTTATGGTCGGAACAACGTGAAGCTTCATGATGTTTTTGTAGTGAGCGAAATGTTGGCCCATGCCGAAGGGGCGTTGCGCACCGGGAAAAATAATTTTCTCATGTTGGATGTCGGTGGTCAGGATACAAAAGCGGTACTGGTCACAGACGGTATGGTGGAAGATTTTTCAGTCAATGACAAATGCGCAGCCGGCAGCGGCCGGTATTTGGAGAATATGGCAAGTGTCATGGGGGTTGAACTGGAAGATCTTTTTAAATATTATACGGAACCGGCTGATCTTTCCACGACCTGCGCCGTGTACGCTGAATCGGAGATTATCGGCAAGCTCGCAGACGGTATTACGATTGAACAGTTGTGTGCCGGTGTTAATCACTCGATGTTTTTAAGAATTCGGCCGATGTTGGAACGGTGGCCGGTCAAAGATCTGGTTTTTGTGGGTGGCGGCGCAAAAAATGCAGCCATCGTCTATTTTTTAGAAGAGGCAGGCTATGAGGTAACAATTCCGGAATACCCGGAATTTAATGGTGCTTTAGGATGCCTGACCATGCTGGATAAGGAGAGAAAATAA
- the rph gene encoding ribonuclease PH: MRLEGRKADALRTIKITRHYLKDVEGAVLIEAGHTKVICTATVQEDVPPFLRGKGQGWVTAEYGMLPRSSSSRIQREAGRSKSGRTQEIQRLIGRSLRAVVDLEKLGERTIILDCDVIQADGGTRTAAITGAYIALADACQAAQEKKGLAAWPLKDHVAAVSIGVVGQDILLDLNYAEDSTAEVDMNVIMTGSGHLIEVQGTAEKDPFSREQMNGMLDMAAKGIGELVEKQKGALSL; the protein is encoded by the coding sequence ATGAGATTAGAAGGACGAAAAGCAGATGCGTTGAGAACCATCAAGATCACGCGTCATTACCTTAAGGATGTTGAAGGCGCGGTCCTTATTGAGGCAGGTCATACCAAGGTGATTTGTACTGCCACCGTTCAGGAGGATGTTCCGCCTTTTTTAAGAGGGAAAGGTCAAGGCTGGGTAACCGCAGAATATGGTATGCTGCCGCGATCTTCTTCCAGCCGGATTCAACGTGAGGCCGGTAGAAGTAAAAGCGGCAGAACACAGGAGATACAACGCCTGATTGGCCGGTCTTTACGTGCGGTGGTTGATCTGGAAAAGCTTGGAGAAAGAACCATTATTCTTGATTGTGATGTGATTCAGGCAGACGGGGGCACACGTACCGCCGCGATTACAGGCGCGTATATTGCATTGGCGGATGCGTGTCAGGCAGCCCAGGAAAAGAAGGGACTTGCAGCTTGGCCTTTGAAGGACCATGTTGCCGCTGTCTCAATCGGAGTGGTGGGTCAGGACATCCTGCTGGATCTTAACTATGCGGAAGACAGCACGGCGGAAGTGGATATGAATGTGATTATGACCGGCAGCGGTCATTTGATTGAGGTTCAGGGTACAGCTGAAAAAGATCCGTTTTCAAGAGAGCAAATGAATGGTATGCTGGATATGGCTGCCAAAGGAATTGGGGAGTTGGTTGAAAAACAAAAAGGGGCGCTTTCATTATGA